One region of Ammospiza caudacuta isolate bAmmCau1 chromosome 22, bAmmCau1.pri, whole genome shotgun sequence genomic DNA includes:
- the LOC131567299 gene encoding transcription factor HES-5-like, whose translation MAPSNALMIHMEEKLLPKEKNKLRKPVVEKMRRDRINSSIEQLKLLLEKEFQRHQPNSKLEKADILEVAVSYLKQQSQLQDQKGFMHKSPEQDFNSGYLRCLKEAMHFLSYYEPKKETQVQLIKHFCKAQLAADASHPAALRGSPLSPCVPPRKQPAQKSLPAAPTIWRPW comes from the exons ATGGCTCCCAGCAATGCTCTCATGATCCACAtggaggagaagctgctgccaaaggaaaagaataaa CTGAGGAAGCCGGTGGTGGAGAAGATGCGCCGGGACCGCATTAACAGCAGCATCGAGCAGctgaagctgctcctggagaaggagttccagaggcaccagcccaaCTCCAAGCTGGAGAAAGCCGACATCCTGGAAGTGGCTGTCAGCTACctgaagcagcagagccagctgcaggACCAAAAAG GTTTCATGCAcaagagcccagagcaggactTTAACAGCGGCTACCTGCGGTGCCTCAAGGAGGCCATGCACTTTCTGTCCTACTACGAGCCCAAGAAGGAGACCCAGGTGCAGCTGATCAAGCACTTCTGCAAGgcccagctggctgcagatgcctcccaccctgcagctctgcGTGGCTCCCCCCTGTCTCCCTGTGTGCCCCCCAGAAAACAGCCTGCCCAGAAgagcctgcctgctgctcccaccaTCTGGAGACCCTGGTAG